GGAAGGCTCGGCGATCAAGGATTATTTCGAGCCCTGCCTCGTCGTCTACGGTTCGATGGACGAGAAGACGCAGACCATGCTCGCCGGCTTCAATGCCTCCTTCGCGGTGGAGCATCACGCCGTCGACATGAAGACGGCCGAGATGATCAAATATACCAGCAACAGCTGGCGCGCGGCCAAGATCACCTTCGCCAACGAGATCGGCAATATCGCCAAGAGCGTCGGCGTTGACGGCCAGAAGGTGATGAAGATCCTCTGCTCCGATGACAAGATTTCGATGTCGCCCTATTTCCTGCGGCCGGGCTTCGCCTTCGGCGGGTCCTGTCTGCCCAAGGATGTGCGTGCCCTCAGGTTTCTGGCGGATGAAAAGGGCGTCGGCGCACCGCTCCTCGACGGCATCATGGCGGCAAACGAAAACCAGGTGGCCCGCGCCGAGGCTCTGGTCAGGAAGTTTGACGGAAAGACAGTGGGCATGGTCGGGGTCAGCTTCAAGCCGGCGACCGACGACCTCAGGGAGAGCCCGCTTGCCGCCCTTGCCAGAAGGCTGATCGACGCCGGATACGGCATCAGGATCTATGACCCCTTTGTGAAATCGGCATTTGATGACAGAATGGCCGGCGCCGGCCGAGGCAATGACAAGATCGAAGACCTCTCGGAAAAGCTCGTCGGGGATATGTCAGACCTGATAGCGCTGTCAGATATCATCGTCGTCGGTCATCGCTATGAAGAGGCGGTCGGACCGCTTTCCGCCATCCTGGGGCAGAAGCCGATGGTGGATCTGACGCGCGTCGAGCCGGGCAAGGTCTCGGGCCCGGCCTATGAAGGAATCTGCTGGTAGGAAAGACTGTGTATCATCTTCTGTACCTGCTTGTGTGTTTGAATATCGGGCTGTTCGCGGCGCCTGAAGTCGTGGGCCAGTCAACGGGGCTGGCGCTCACCATCGGCACGCTCGGCATCTGGCGCTATTCCTGGGCGATCATCAACTTCATCAGGGCGAAGATTTATCTCCATCTTGTCTTTCCGCGCCGGCGCAAGGCCGCGGAGAAGCGCTACCGGGAGCAGAAATGGCGCGCGCACGCGTTTTTCCTGGTCACCACCTACAAGATCGACCCGTCGATCACGGGGCCGGTCTACCGCTCGATCTTCGACGCGGCAGCGCGTTCGGAAGGGGGCGCGACAATCGTCTCCTCTGTCGTCGATGCCAGCGACGTCCGGCTGATCAAGGCGATCTTCGCCTTGTCTGAGGCGAGCAGGTCCGGCCTCGTCAGCCTGAAGTTCGACCGGATCCCCGGCACAGGCAAGCGGGATGCGCTTGCCACATCGATGCGCACCATCGCGCGGCTCAATCCCGGCTGGCAGGACGTCATCTTCCTCGTGGACGGCGACACCCGCGTTCCGCTGGACGTGGTGGCGCAGGCGGCTCCCTTCTTCACCGATCCGATCATGGGCGCGGTGACGACGGACGAAGTTTCCGAGGCCTCCGGCGGCAGACTGTTCAAGGACTGGTTCGCGCTGCGTTTCTCCCAGCGGCAGATGATGATGTCCTCCATGGGCCTGAGCGAGCGCGTGCTGACGCTGACCGGGCGCATGTCCGCCTTTCGCGGCGACCTTGCCAGCGACCCGACCTTCATCGAAAGCGTCCAGCATGACTTCATCGACCACTGGCGCTTCGGGCGCATCGATTTTCTGACCGGCGACGATAAGTCGACCTGGTACTGGCTTTTGCAGCGCGGCTACAAGATGGGCTATCTGCCGGACGTCAAGACGGTCTCCGTCGAAACCCAGCCGCGCGACGGCTTCATCGATTCCGCCATCGTGCTGATGCGGCGCTGGTTCGGCAATACGCTGCGCACCAGCAACCGCGCGCTCGCGCTGCCGGCAAGCCGGATCGGCTATTTCACCTGGTGGTCGATCCTCGACCAGCGCATGTCGATGTGGACGTCGCTTGCCGGACCCTGCGGCATGCTGATCGCCACTTTGGTATACAATCCCTTCGTTTTGCTGTTCTATCTTTCCTGGGTGATGCTGTCGCGCTACGTGACATGCGCGTTGATCTCGACGTTCCGGGCGAGCCGCTTTCCCATCACCTATCCGTTTCTGCTGTATTTCGGCCAGCTTGTGGGCGCCATGGTCAAGACCTATGTGCTTTTCCGCCTTGACCGGCAGAAATGGACCCGCCAGACCGCCGCCACCAAGACCGATACCAAGAGAGGTATTCTGGCGTCCGATCGATTTTCTTTTTATATGCATGCCCTTGCTGTAGGATGGCTGGTGCTGGGCATGGTTTGGCTCGTTGATATTTCGGGCGCTTAGGAGCTTGGCAATGCTTGAGGAAAACCGCACCGACGACGCCGGCAACGAGCAGGAAATCCGTCTGCCGCCCGACCTGCCCGACAACGGCCATGACAGCGACCACCCCTCGATCTGGATGCCGTTTTCGGTCTTCATCGACGGTCGGGAACTGGAGGGCGTCGGCATATCGCTTGTTGCCGCCTATGTCGGCGGCTGGGGCGGCGCCGATCTTGCCGGCCGCGATCTGATTGCCCGTTTCAGCTTCCAGTTCGACGGCTATTCGATCGTATTGCCGATCGAGGTCCGCGCCGGTCTCGAGGATCGCCGCAGCGGCGCCTACAAGCTCGTGTTTCTTGATCCGACCGGCCCGCATCTGGCGCATCTGCGCTATCTCATGAATGCCTATCTCGCGGGCGATCTCGTCCAGATCAACGAAGTGCTGCGCATCCCGCCCGAATACAAGAAGAAGCCGAAGCAACTGGAGCCGCCGAGACCGCCGACTGTCCGGGAGCGGTTTCGCAAGGTCTTCGGCCTGCTCTGGGTCGGCGCGCTCACCGTGGCCCTCATTGCGCTGACTGTCTGGACGATCCACTACCATATCTTCGTCCACAAGGTGCCCGGGCTTGCGACCGTGACGCCTGCCGGCCTGCCGCTGACGGCGCCGGAGGCGGGGCAGATCGCCTATGTCGACGGCCAGGCGCCGGAGGGCGGGGTGGTGTTCTCGCTGCAATCGGCGCGCGGCGGCGTGCTGAATTTCTCCAACCCCTGCAATTGCGACATCATGCTGACGTCGAACGGAACCGTCGGAGCGACCGTGCTTCCGGGCACCCCGATCGCCTATGTGAAAACCGGCGACGCCGGCCCGACGATCAAGGTGGTGATGCCGGACGATCTGTCGAAAATGCTGCTCTTCGGTGCCGAGGCGGAGGCCAGGTTGCCGGACGGACAGACGCTGCCCTTGACCGTTGTCGACGTGAAGGCGGAAGAGGGCGGCTCCGGCTCGCGCAGCATCGTCAGCCTTTCGGCGCCGAGCGGCGCGCTGGGTGCCAGCGACATCGGCAAGACGGTGGCGCTCACCGTTACCAGCAAACCCTACGCCAATCTGCTGACAAGGATTCGCGCCATGCTGCCTTTCTCGGGTCGGGCGCAATCGCTCTCGCAACGGGCCAATGACTGGCCGCTGATCGGCAATGCCTTTGCCGGAACGGTCGAGGAGCACGGGCAATGAGTGCGATCTATCCTCTCGTCATGTGCGGCGGCGTTGGCATGCGCCTCTGGCCGCTTTCGCGTCTCAACACGCCGAAGCAGTTTCACAGGATCGGCCCCGACAGTTCGCTCACCTTCTTCCAGGCGACGGTGGAGCGCCATGGCGGGGAAGGCTTTCATGCTCCCTATGTCAGCGTTGGCATGCGCTATGAGGATGTGGTGCGCGACCAGCTTGCGGCGATCGGCCGCTCGGCCGAGCTGATGATCGAGCCGACCGCCAGGCGGACGGGGCCCGCCGTGCTGGCGAGCGCCATCGCGATCAATGAGCGCGATCCCGGCGCGCTGATGGCCGTGCTGCCGTCCGATCACCTGATCGAGGGGGATTTCAGCGGCGTGCTGTTGAAGATGCGCCCGCCCGCCGCCGACGGCCGGATCGTGCTTTTCGGCATCGAGCCGGCCTACCCGGAGGTCGGTTACGGCTATATCGTCGACAGCGGGCCAAGCGCGCTTTATCCTGGCGCGCGGGATGTCTCGCACTTCATCGAGAAGCCGGCGCGGCCGATCGCCGAAAGACTGATTGCCGAGGGGCATGCCTACTGGGCTTCGGGCGTCAGCCTGTTTCGCGTCGATGTGCTGATGGCGGAATATCAGCGGCTTGATCCGGACACATTCGCGGCGGTCAGCGAGGCGGTCCGCAATGCCGGCCGCAAGCCCGGCCGCACCGAGCTTTGCGAGGCACATTTCCGCCGCGCCCATGGTGAAGCGACGGAAAGCGTGGTGTTCGAACACAGCGACAAGGTGCTTCTGGCGCCGGCCGCCATTTCCTGGAGCGACGTCGGAAGCTGGCGATCGCTCTACGAGATCGGCGACAAGGACGGGGACGGCAATGTGCTTTCCGGCCATGTCGTGCCTGTCGATACCAGCAATTCCTATGTGCGGGCGTCCTCCGGACGTCTGGTCGCGACCGTCGGCGTCGACAATCTCGCCATCGTCGATACCGAGGATGCTCTGCTCGTGACCTCGCTGGATCGCACTCAGGACGTCCGTATGGTGCTTGAAGCGCTGAAGTCGCGTGGGACCGCGGCCGGTGAAGTGGCTGAGCCGCTTGAACGGCCGGTTCGCTC
This window of the Martelella lutilitoris genome carries:
- a CDS encoding nucleotide sugar dehydrogenase — protein: MVRVSVFGIGYTGTVSAACLAEQGHEVIAVDIDPAKVEAINEGKSPIVEEGLAELVASNQKAGRLSATTDIAAAVASSDVSIVCVGTPSEPNGAIGLSQVKALCTAIGQAIAEKPEFHSIVMRSTLVPGTMETVCVPELERASGLVAGKTFGVGYFPEFLREGSAIKDYFEPCLVVYGSMDEKTQTMLAGFNASFAVEHHAVDMKTAEMIKYTSNSWRAAKITFANEIGNIAKSVGVDGQKVMKILCSDDKISMSPYFLRPGFAFGGSCLPKDVRALRFLADEKGVGAPLLDGIMAANENQVARAEALVRKFDGKTVGMVGVSFKPATDDLRESPLAALARRLIDAGYGIRIYDPFVKSAFDDRMAGAGRGNDKIEDLSEKLVGDMSDLIALSDIIVVGHRYEEAVGPLSAILGQKPMVDLTRVEPGKVSGPAYEGICW
- a CDS encoding glycosyltransferase, with amino-acid sequence MYHLLYLLVCLNIGLFAAPEVVGQSTGLALTIGTLGIWRYSWAIINFIRAKIYLHLVFPRRRKAAEKRYREQKWRAHAFFLVTTYKIDPSITGPVYRSIFDAAARSEGGATIVSSVVDASDVRLIKAIFALSEASRSGLVSLKFDRIPGTGKRDALATSMRTIARLNPGWQDVIFLVDGDTRVPLDVVAQAAPFFTDPIMGAVTTDEVSEASGGRLFKDWFALRFSQRQMMMSSMGLSERVLTLTGRMSAFRGDLASDPTFIESVQHDFIDHWRFGRIDFLTGDDKSTWYWLLQRGYKMGYLPDVKTVSVETQPRDGFIDSAIVLMRRWFGNTLRTSNRALALPASRIGYFTWWSILDQRMSMWTSLAGPCGMLIATLVYNPFVLLFYLSWVMLSRYVTCALISTFRASRFPITYPFLLYFGQLVGAMVKTYVLFRLDRQKWTRQTAATKTDTKRGILASDRFSFYMHALAVGWLVLGMVWLVDISGA
- a CDS encoding mannose-1-phosphate guanylyltransferase; protein product: MSAIYPLVMCGGVGMRLWPLSRLNTPKQFHRIGPDSSLTFFQATVERHGGEGFHAPYVSVGMRYEDVVRDQLAAIGRSAELMIEPTARRTGPAVLASAIAINERDPGALMAVLPSDHLIEGDFSGVLLKMRPPAADGRIVLFGIEPAYPEVGYGYIVDSGPSALYPGARDVSHFIEKPARPIAERLIAEGHAYWASGVSLFRVDVLMAEYQRLDPDTFAAVSEAVRNAGRKPGRTELCEAHFRRAHGEATESVVFEHSDKVLLAPAAISWSDVGSWRSLYEIGDKDGDGNVLSGHVVPVDTSNSYVRASSGRLVATVGVDNLAIVDTEDALLVTSLDRTQDVRMVLEALKSRGTAAGEVAEPLERPVRSGDGYGVYALDIRPGEVVALAPLKDEHRVLTVCAGAVELEGGSEIGRKWPGETVRVAAGSACRLRNGGGEPARLVEVRHAVTPVVPLGVPVQARPRMVSGGEAK